GCCGCCGGTCTCCAGGTCGAGCAGGGCGGTGGCGTGTCGTACGCGGTCGGCGACCAGGCGGGTGTATCCCCACGGAGCGCGTTCCTCGGTGGCGCGGCCGGTGAGCCAGGAGAAGCCCCAGCCCTCGACGTCGGCGGCCTCGGCTTCGGCGAGGAGCCCCTCGAAGGTCCGTGTCATGGGTCGAGGGTGCCGGACCGTCGGTCTGGGGGCGAGTGATTTACCGGTGTGGGATCGGTGTCCGCGGAGGGCAGGGCCGGTCGGGGCGGTAGGAGAGTGCGGTCCGGACCGCGGTGTCGGTCGCGAGGCCGTCGATGGTCGCCGGTCCGGGAGTCGGCGCCGGATGCGTACGGGTGCCGTGGAATCCGAACCGCCGACGTCCCGTCCGGAGGACTGCGACCTGGGTGGATGGCGTGTGGTTGGAGATCGGCAGGAGGCGGTGTTCCTGGACGGTGCGGCGATCGTGGGGGCCGGTGCGCCCGGATCTGGCATGAATGTCGCAGCAGGCCACGGCGCGGGGCGGAGCCGAAGCAGAAGGGGAACGAGACCACGGGTTGCTGTCGTGGAACGTGACGGCCGCCGATCCTTCGGCGGCGAAGGTCCGGGCCTGCCGCGGTGCCGGCCCTCAGCCGGGTCCGGCCGGTGTGTTCGTCCGGTGTGGAGAGCGGCCTCGACGGTTTCGGCGGGTGGTCGAGTCCGGTGGGCGTGGGGGTGGGCCGTGTCGGCCCTGGTGGCCTGGGGCAGTGGCCGGCGCAGGTGAAAGGCGTTGCATGCGGCGGGAGGGCGGTGTGTTCGGTGACGTCCACGACGGGGCCGCGGCGACGGGCGGTCGGTTCGACGACGCGGGCGGCGGGCATGGCGCTGTTATGGTGGCGGTCGCGTGATGGTGAGTCAGGGAGACCGACGTGGTGAGTGACGACGACATCTCCGGGTGATACCGGAAGTGATCGACCGTCGGCAGGTGCGCGCGGCGTGCCCGCTGTCGGCCGTGCCGTCGTCCTGTGAACCCGTTCCGCCGGGCGCTCCGGTGCGCCCGCCGCCACCCTTGAGGGCTCCGCCATGTCTGATGCGTTCATCGTCTGTTCGAACCTCTCGTTCTCCTGGCCCGACGGCACTGTGCTGTTCGAGGACCTGTCGTTCACCGTGGGTGCCGGTCGCACCGGCCTGGTGGCGCCCAACGGAGCCGGCAAGACGACGCTGTTGAGGCTCATCGCGGGTGACCGCATACCCAGCCGCGGCACGGTGTCGGTCGACGGAGTGCCGGGGTATCTGCCGCAGAACCTGCCGTTGTCGGGTGATCTGACGGTGGCCGAGGTGCTGGGGATCGCCCCGGTGCTCGCGGCGTTGTCGGCGATCGAGTCGGGTGACGTCGACGAGGCGCACTTCACCACGGTCGGCAGCGATTGGGATGTCGAGGAGCGCACCCGTGCCCAGCTCGGCAGGCTCGGTCTCGCAGAGCTGCCGTTCACGCGACGTCTCGACACGCTCAGTGGTGGGCAGATCGTCTCGCTCGGGTTGGCCGCTCAGCTGCTGAAGCGGCCGGACGTGCTGTTGTTGGACGAGCCGACGAACAATCTGGATCGCGATGCCCGCCGGTCGCTCTACGCCGTGTTGGAGGACTGGAACGGGTGTCTGCTGCTGGTCAGTCACGACCGGGCACTGTTGGACCGGATGGATCGCATCGCGGAACTGCATCGTGGCGACGTGCGCTTCTACGGCGGGAATCACGCGGAGTACGAGGCGGCGGTGCGGGCGGCCCGGGAGGTTGCGGAGAAGAACGTCCGCAACGCCGAGCAGCAGTTGCGGCGGGAGAAGCGGGAGATGCAGCAGGCACGGGAACGAGCGGCACGTCGAGCGGGCAACGCCGCGCGCACTCTCGGGAGCGCGGGCCTGCCGAGAATCGTCGCCGGGGCGATGAAACGGGGCGCGCAGGAGTCGGCGGGGCGGGCGAACGAGACGCATGCGGCACGGGTCGGTGAGGCCAAGGCCCGCTTGGAGGAGGCGGGGCGGGCGGTGCGGGACGAGGCGACGATCGCGGTGGAGCTGCCCGGGACTCGGGTGCCCGCCGGGCGGACGGTGTTCGCCGGGGACGGGATGCAGGCCGATTTCGGGGGCGGGCCGCTGTTCGCGGGGCGGGGTGTGAACCTGACGATCCGAGGACCGGAGCGGATCGCGCTGGTCGGGAGCAACGGTGCGGGCAAGTCCACGGTGCTGCGCATGGTGCACGGCGATGTCGAGCCCTCTGGTGGTGTGGTCGCCCGGGCGGTGGGGCGGATCGCGTACCTGTCGCAGCGCTTGGATCTGCTGGACCCGGATCGCACGGTGGTGGAGAACCTGGCCGCCGCCGCGCCCAGCCTGACGGAGGGGAGGCGGTTGACGCTGTTGGCGCGGTTCCTGTTCCGCGGCGACCGGGTTCGACTGCCGGTCGGAGCGCTCTCCGGCGGGGAACGGCTGCGTGCGACCTTGTGTTGTGTCCTCTGCGCCGAACCGGCGCCGCAGCTGTTGCTGTTGGACGAGCCGACGAACAATCTCGATCTGGTGAGCGTGGCGCGGCTGCAGAGCGCACTCGGTACGTATGAGGGGGCTTTCGTGGTGGTCAGCCACGATGAGCGGTTCCTTTCCGAGATCGGGGTGAATCGGTGGCTGCGGTTGACGGCCGGGGCGTTGTGCGATGTCGACGGCCCTGAGGACGGATCGACGGCTGTCTGATGCGCCGCGGCGCTCGCCCGGACCCCTGGTCGTGGTCTTCGATTCTCGGGGTGGGGCGAGCAGACCCGACCCGACCCGAGCGGGCGGGCGCCGCTGTTGGTGGTGACCCGCGGGTGGAGTACGGGTCACCGGGTGGCCGCCGACGTCGTGGATCTCGTCGTCTCCCCGGTCGGCCGGTGTCGAGCGTGCCCGTCGGATCCGGCAGGATCGGGTACGTCGATGCTGGTCGCGAGGGAAGCGGTGGAACATGCTCACGGGGTACCGGACGATCGCCCGGAACGGTGAGCACGAGATAGAGATCCGCCGTTCTCGTTTCCGTTGTCTGCTGAGTCGGGTCGATGGCGAGGATGGGGCCCGCACGGTGATCGCCGCTCGCCGCAAGGAGCACTGGAACGCCACGCACAACTGCACCGCCTACGTGCTCGGCGCCGCCTCGGACAAGCAGAAGTCCAGTGACGACGGCGAACCGGCCGGCACGGCCGGGGTGCCGATGCTGGAGGTGCTGCGTCGTCGTGAGCTCAGTGACGTGGTCGCCGTGGTGACCCGCTGGTTCGGCGGGGTGCAGCTCGGCGCGGGCGGCCTGATCCGCGCTTACGGTCAAGCCGTCGCGGAGACGGTTGATCTGCTGGGCACGGTGGAGCTGCGTCCGTGCAGGGTGATCACCGTGGCGGTGGACTTCCCCCACGCCGGACGACTTGAGCACGCCCTGCGTGATTCGTCGTACCCGGTGCTTGCCGCCGACTACACCGATCGCGCACGGTTCGAGGTCGCGGTCGCGGAAGGTGAACTGGCGGAGTTCACCGAGTGGGCGGTGGCGATCAGCGCAGGCGCGGCCGAGCTGGTGCCCGGTCGTCTCACCTATGTGGAGAGCCCGCAGTGATCGTCGGACCGCCCGGGCACCGCCGCTTCCCGTCGGTGGAGGACGTCTGCCTTCGGCCCCTCGGCGGCTGACGCCGGACTCCGCTCCACCGTCGCCGCGTGATCCGACCGGCCGGCGGGTCGCGTCCCCGTGCCCAGCCGAGGTGGTGTTCCCGCGCTGGTCGTGAGTCCGCGCGGCGCCCGCCCTGCGTCGCGGATCGCGCCGTCGGCCGGACACGGGCCCCAACGGCTCGGGGCTCCTCCACGCGGTGGGTGAGATGCCGAAGTTCACTCGAAGGGGATCGTGCCCGTCGTGTCGGCGTGGCGGCGGACCGCGCAGCGAGTAGGCAGGAGACACCCGCGACAGCGGTCGGGAGCGTCGGGGGATCGGGTGCACGGACTAGGGGAGCGGGACCATGAGACGACTGACGGTGACCATGTTCCTCTCGTTGGACGGGGTCATGCAGGGACCCGGCGGCCCCGACGAGGACCGTGACGGCGGTTTCGACCAGGGCGGCTGGATGGTGCCGTACGCCGACACCGACCTGATGGCCTGGGAGAAGAACTGGTTCGAACGGGCGAGCGGGTTCCTGCTGGGGCGGCGCACCTTCGACATCTTCGCGGCGTACTGGCCCCACATCACCGATGAGGACGACCCGATCGCGACGCGACTGAACCGGCTGCCCAAACATGTCGTCTCCCGCGGCATGCCCACACCGACGTGGTATGACTCCACCGTGATCGTCGGGGACGTCGCCGAACAGGTCGCTCGACTCAAGGCCGATGATCCCGACGGCTCCGGCGGCGAACTGCAGATCCACGGCAGCGGCGACCTCGTGCTCAGCCTGCTCGATCAGGATCTGGTGGACGAGTACCGACTGCTGATCTGCCCCGTCGTCCTCGGCGCCGGGCGACGGATGTTCGTCGAGGGCAGCCCGCCCACCGCCCTGCGGCTGGTCGACTCCGCCACCACCGGCTCCGGGGTCGCCGTGCACGTCTACCGCCCTGCGGGACGCCCCGCCTACGGCACATACTCCTTGGAGGACTCCTGACCGTAGGCCCGATTCCCCGCCGGGACCGTCCTGATCGGGCGGCCATGGCGGAAGACCGGGCCGCGGGTGTTCGATGCGTGGCGTGGGGACGGTGAGGCTCACCACGACATGCGGGTCTCCGGTCCGTTCCGAACCGCCTCGTCCTGAACGCCGGGGCGGGACGAATCGGAACTCGTCCTTCTCGGCGGAGCCGCCGTCGACGGCCGCCCCACGGGCGGTCCGTGCGGAGTTCGCGTGACTCCCTGCCGTCGGCACGGGCGAGCGCACCGGAGCGGGGCGGGGCTGATCAGGGACGGCCTCATCCGCTGTGTCGGGTTGTCTGCCGTGGACATCGACGCTGATCAGCACGATCCATCGGTATGGTGCGGGATCGGCGTGGTGTCCGGCGGGTTGACGGCCGGTCGGCCGCACCTGAAGGCACACGGCTCCGTTCTGCTGTGGTGCGGGGGACACGGTAGGCATGGTGGCTCCTCCTTCTCCGCTCTGGGTTCGACCCGGTTCGGCCGTCGCGCACGAAGGCCGTTCATGGGTGGCGTCGACGGTCACACCTTGAAGACGCCCGGGCGGCGTCGGACGTGAGATGGGAGACCCGGTTCCAGCGGCGTGTTCACCCGGAAGAGCGCATCCGCGAGGAGGTGGGCAGCCACCGAGGTCGACGGCACACCCATGGGCCCGCCCACGCCGAGCGAACCGGAGGCGGCCGGCCGAATCGGGGCGGGTCGTCGGATCGCCGTCGACAGCGGACCGCAGGCCACGACCAGGGCGGACCGACGAATCAGGGCACCGCCGCGTACGGGTTCCGAACAGTCGGACCGGCGTCGACATCGGAACGGGCAGCAACGGGTCGTCCGGTGTCGGCACCGCCGCCGCCGGCTCGGACAGACCCCGCCGGGGAAGCACGACGACGAAGACGCCTCGGAGTCGCCGACCACCGGCGGGTGCGACGCCGTGGTTCACGTCGGACCGAGCGTGGACACCTGGTGCTGATCGCCTCGCAGGCGGTGTCGCGACGCACCGCCCGCACCGGTCTGGTCGGACCGGTCGTCGCGGTGCCGACTCAACGACGGAAGACCAGCAGACCGGGCTGCGGCGGTCCGGCGGCCAAACCTGCCGACGCCACCTCCGCGCGCACCTCGGCCTCCTCCACCGGCCACAGGTCGAAGGACTCCTGCTCCTCCCGCACCGCCCCCTCGGCGGTGGTCACCGTGTATCGGAAGGT
This genomic stretch from Actinoalloteichus hoggarensis harbors:
- a CDS encoding YigZ family protein, translating into MLTGYRTIARNGEHEIEIRRSRFRCLLSRVDGEDGARTVIAARRKEHWNATHNCTAYVLGAASDKQKSSDDGEPAGTAGVPMLEVLRRRELSDVVAVVTRWFGGVQLGAGGLIRAYGQAVAETVDLLGTVELRPCRVITVAVDFPHAGRLEHALRDSSYPVLAADYTDRARFEVAVAEGELAEFTEWAVAISAGAAELVPGRLTYVESPQ
- a CDS encoding dihydrofolate reductase family protein, translating into MRRLTVTMFLSLDGVMQGPGGPDEDRDGGFDQGGWMVPYADTDLMAWEKNWFERASGFLLGRRTFDIFAAYWPHITDEDDPIATRLNRLPKHVVSRGMPTPTWYDSTVIVGDVAEQVARLKADDPDGSGGELQIHGSGDLVLSLLDQDLVDEYRLLICPVVLGAGRRMFVEGSPPTALRLVDSATTGSGVAVHVYRPAGRPAYGTYSLEDS
- a CDS encoding ABC-F family ATP-binding cassette domain-containing protein — translated: MSDAFIVCSNLSFSWPDGTVLFEDLSFTVGAGRTGLVAPNGAGKTTLLRLIAGDRIPSRGTVSVDGVPGYLPQNLPLSGDLTVAEVLGIAPVLAALSAIESGDVDEAHFTTVGSDWDVEERTRAQLGRLGLAELPFTRRLDTLSGGQIVSLGLAAQLLKRPDVLLLDEPTNNLDRDARRSLYAVLEDWNGCLLLVSHDRALLDRMDRIAELHRGDVRFYGGNHAEYEAAVRAAREVAEKNVRNAEQQLRREKREMQQARERAARRAGNAARTLGSAGLPRIVAGAMKRGAQESAGRANETHAARVGEAKARLEEAGRAVRDEATIAVELPGTRVPAGRTVFAGDGMQADFGGGPLFAGRGVNLTIRGPERIALVGSNGAGKSTVLRMVHGDVEPSGGVVARAVGRIAYLSQRLDLLDPDRTVVENLAAAAPSLTEGRRLTLLARFLFRGDRVRLPVGALSGGERLRATLCCVLCAEPAPQLLLLDEPTNNLDLVSVARLQSALGTYEGAFVVVSHDERFLSEIGVNRWLRLTAGALCDVDGPEDGSTAV